The following coding sequences lie in one Haematobia irritans isolate KBUSLIRL chromosome 3, ASM5000362v1, whole genome shotgun sequence genomic window:
- the LOC142230109 gene encoding uncharacterized protein LOC142230109, which translates to MGKLIYSSAFVLVLVLMVTGLAQASVYTERYFRDEKHPGKCVIQNTVVSPGQSIKHPTMDCAEFTCDNSIGLATIETCDPVSALASPLEKLKDYDRTNPPKCSWGDFKNTKAPYPKCCEREYTCVF; encoded by the exons atgggaaaattaatttattcgtCTGCATTTGTCTTAGTCCTTGTCCTGATGGTGACTGGTCTGGCACAAGCCAGTGTCTATACCGAAAGATATTTCCGTGATGAAAAACATCCAGGCAAATGTGTTATACAAAATACGGTCGTTAGTCCTGGACAAAGCATAAAACATCCAACAATGGACTGTGCCGAGTTCACCTGTGACAATTCCATAGGTTTGGCGACAATTGAAAC ATGTGATCCGGTTTCAGCTTTAGCTTCACCCTTGGAAAAACTTAAAGATTATGACCGCACCAATCCACCAAAGTGCTCATGGGGTGATTTTAAAAATACCAAAGCTCCATATCCCAAATGCTGTGAACGCGAATATACCTGCGTATTTTAG